The following proteins are co-located in the Eubalaena glacialis isolate mEubGla1 chromosome 14, mEubGla1.1.hap2.+ XY, whole genome shotgun sequence genome:
- the FABP1 gene encoding fatty acid-binding protein, liver, which translates to MNFSGKYQVQSQENFEPFMKAVGMPDDLIQKGKDIKGVSEIVHNGNHFKFTIITGSKVIQNEFTLGEECELEFLTGEKVKAVVQLEGENKLVTTLKGIKSVTEFNGDTATSTMTLGDIVFKRISKRI; encoded by the exons ATGAACTTCTCCGGCAAGTACCAAGTGCAGAGCCAGGAAAACTTTGAGCCCTTCATGAAGGCAGTCG GTATGCCTGATGACCTCATCCAGAAGGGAAAGGACATCAAGGGGGTGTCAGAAATCGTGCATAACGGGAACCACTTCAAGTTCACCATCATCACTGGCTCCAAAGTGATCCAGAATGAGTTCACCTTGGGGGAGGAGTGTGAGCTGGAATTCCTGACTGGGGAGAAGGTCAAG GCGGTGGTTCAGCTGGAAGGTGAGAATAAACTGGTGACAACTCTCAAAGGCATCAAGTCCGTGACTGAATTCAACGGTGACACAGCCACCAGC ACCATGACACTGGGTGACATTGTCTTCAAGAGAATCAGCAAGAGAATTTAG